A DNA window from uncultured Methanoregula sp. contains the following coding sequences:
- a CDS encoding transporter substrate-binding domain-containing protein, translating into MARVQVPAGSEEPCPRQPYLSRFLICVTLAAILVLSAFPVAALDEIRPVPGLSPAMPANLTPAEIAWVQEHPVIHVCIDPSYTPIEFLDSSGTYSGLSLDYLRRAGESTGLRFAIEPVNNWNVCIDRIQKKEVDLLSAVYISNLRKDYLLFTRPYYKNALVIVTKNDVSSGLSLEKLDGKSVAVVDGYTSHLLLKERYPDINAVPVPDVETGLTKVAFGSADAYLGDLATVTYVVEREGITNLKVSGEYAPEGEGPLQFAFGVRNDQPMLVSILNKGLAEIPPEDNAVIVKRWISSSLVPVPGPDPQVYLSLIILIAVVFAIVIIILLLNRALKHQVALKTAELVTELEQRRRTEQALRESEQRNAAILAAIPDLLFILSRNGKYLDIQASGEAAKIIPSGFAIGSTLADAGFEPSTVGLITTAIGRALDSGKLETIGYDLVTPLGQKSFEARLIRLDSDRVLGVVQDVTEQKRMQESLHLARSKMGILNAVTFQDIQAGIFSLSAYVELLKKVDVPEERSAYLNKETVILKKISGSLKFAQDYQDLGMTPPRWQNVQQVFLYAISHLDFRGITRNGNLEGIEIYADPLLEKAFFRLVESILTMGGEVSGLILGYAVTQGGLVMTVEGNGKGISKNLKEGIFERDTGITPVPGLFLVRQILSITGISICETGQPGRGARFEILVPTGAYRFVPESQDPGHN; encoded by the coding sequence ATGGCGAGGGTACAGGTACCGGCCGGGAGTGAAGAGCCCTGCCCCCGGCAGCCGTACCTGTCCCGGTTTCTCATCTGCGTCACTCTGGCTGCGATCCTGGTGCTGAGTGCATTTCCCGTTGCAGCGCTCGATGAGATCAGGCCGGTTCCGGGCCTTTCGCCCGCAATGCCGGCAAACCTTACGCCAGCTGAGATCGCGTGGGTGCAGGAACATCCCGTGATCCATGTCTGCATCGATCCTTCTTATACCCCGATAGAATTCCTGGACAGCAGCGGGACCTATTCCGGTCTCTCCCTGGATTATCTCCGGAGGGCAGGTGAGAGCACCGGCCTCAGATTCGCTATAGAGCCGGTCAACAACTGGAATGTCTGCATCGATCGGATCCAGAAAAAGGAAGTTGACCTCCTCAGTGCGGTGTACATCTCGAATCTCCGGAAGGATTATCTCCTCTTCACCCGGCCGTATTACAAAAACGCACTTGTCATTGTGACAAAGAACGATGTATCCTCGGGTCTTTCACTTGAAAAACTGGATGGAAAAAGTGTTGCTGTTGTCGACGGGTACACGAGCCACCTGCTCCTCAAGGAACGTTACCCGGATATAAATGCTGTACCGGTTCCCGATGTGGAGACCGGACTTACAAAAGTGGCATTCGGTTCTGCCGATGCATACCTGGGAGATCTTGCGACGGTTACCTACGTAGTGGAGAGAGAGGGAATAACCAACCTCAAGGTCAGCGGGGAGTACGCCCCCGAGGGTGAGGGACCTCTCCAGTTCGCATTCGGTGTCCGAAACGATCAGCCGATGCTTGTTTCCATCCTGAATAAAGGCCTGGCAGAAATTCCTCCCGAAGATAATGCCGTGATTGTCAAACGGTGGATCTCGTCATCCCTGGTCCCGGTTCCCGGTCCGGACCCCCAGGTATACCTGTCGCTCATTATTCTGATAGCCGTCGTGTTTGCTATTGTGATAATCATCCTCCTCCTCAATCGCGCACTCAAGCACCAGGTGGCACTCAAGACTGCCGAACTGGTCACCGAACTGGAACAGCGCCGCCGGACAGAGCAGGCCCTGCGGGAGAGCGAACAGCGCAATGCTGCAATCCTTGCCGCTATACCGGACCTCCTGTTCATCCTCTCCCGCAACGGGAAGTACCTGGATATCCAGGCTTCTGGAGAAGCGGCAAAGATAATCCCCTCAGGATTTGCCATTGGATCCACGCTTGCGGATGCCGGTTTCGAGCCGTCTACCGTCGGCCTCATCACCACGGCAATCGGGCGGGCACTGGATTCCGGAAAGCTCGAGACCATCGGGTACGATCTTGTAACTCCTCTTGGCCAGAAGTCCTTTGAAGCCCGGTTGATCCGCCTCGATTCAGACCGGGTGCTCGGGGTGGTCCAGGATGTCACCGAACAAAAACGGATGCAGGAATCCCTGCACCTTGCCCGGAGCAAGATGGGTATCCTCAATGCGGTTACATTCCAGGATATCCAGGCGGGGATATTCTCACTCTCCGCCTATGTGGAGTTATTAAAAAAGGTCGATGTTCCAGAAGAGCGGTCTGCGTACCTCAACAAGGAAACCGTGATCTTAAAGAAGATCTCGGGATCCCTGAAGTTTGCCCAGGATTACCAGGATCTGGGAATGACTCCGCCCCGGTGGCAGAATGTCCAGCAGGTCTTTCTCTATGCCATCTCACACCTGGACTTCCGGGGCATCACCCGCAACGGAAACCTGGAGGGCATTGAGATTTATGCCGACCCTCTGCTCGAGAAAGCGTTTTTCCGCCTGGTTGAGAGCATCCTTACCATGGGCGGGGAGGTCAGCGGACTCATCCTTGGATATGCGGTGACGCAGGGGGGGCTTGTGATGACCGTAGAGGGCAATGGAAAAGGGATATCCAAAAATTTGAAGGAAGGGATCTTTGAGCGGGATACCGGAATAACACCAGTTCCGGGACTATTCCTGGTGCGGCAGATCCTCTCCATTACCGGTATTTCGATCTGTGAGACCGGCCAACCGGGACGCGGGGCACGCTTTGAGATCCTGGTTCCTACCGGGGCTTACCGGTTTGTACCGGAATCGCAGGATCCCGGCCACAACTGA